A genomic window from Triticum urartu cultivar G1812 chromosome 7, Tu2.1, whole genome shotgun sequence includes:
- the LOC125518916 gene encoding dehydrodolichyl diphosphate synthase CPT3, with protein sequence MLDSLISHDPKVLTEKKPDEIIVSGVVESLQNFLRKCIIAVLSYGPMPKHIAFIMDGNRRYAKSRSIKEGTGHSVGFSALMASLIYCYEMGVKYITVYAFSIDNFKRDPSEVKTLMELMEEKINELLENKNVINKVNCKINFWGNLDMLPEPVRLAAQKLMASTAENTGLVFSVCMPYNSTSEIANAVTELCKERRDMMQGQQASGRNGRPANDGARSDISVADLDHHMYSAGCPDPDIVIRTSGETRLSNFLLWQTTFSHLQNPDPLWPEFSWRHLIWAILQYQRAYPYIEQNKGLAKKQL encoded by the exons ATGCTTGATTCACTTATTAGCCAT GACCCGAAGGTGTTGACTGAGAAGAAGCCTGATGAGATAATTGTGTCTGGTGTTGTTGAAAGTCTGCAGAATTTTCTACGCAAGTGCATCATAGCTGTCCTCTCATACGGCCCGATGCCTAAACACATCGCGTTTATTATGGACGGGAACCGCAGATACGCCAAGTCCAGAAGTATCAAGGAAGGCACCGGTCACAGCGTGGGCTTCTCTGCTCTAATGGCAAGTCTTATCTACTGTTACGAGATGGGTGTCAAGTACATCACGGTGTATGCATTCAGCATCGACAATTTCAAACGCGACCCTAGTGAGGTCAAGACCTTGATGGAATTAATGGAGGAAAAGATCAACGAGCTGTTGGAAAacaagaatgtcatcaacaaGGTCAACTGCAAGATCAACTTCTGGGGGAACCTGGACATGCTTCCCGAACCAGTGCGGCTGGCAGCCCAGAAGCTGATGGCGAGCACCGCCGAGAACACAGGACTGGTCTTCTCCGTCTGCATGCCGTACAACTCAACCTCCGAGATCGCCAACGCCGTCACCGAGCTCTGCAAAGAACGGAGGGATATGATGCAGGGGCAGCAGGCCAGCGGCCGCAATGGCCGCCCCGCAAATGACGGCGCACGTTCGGATATCTCGGTGGCCGACCTGGATCACCACATGTACAGCGCCGGCTGTCCGGACCCGGACATTGTGATCCGGACCTCGGGCGAGACCCGGCTGAGCAACTTCCTCCTGTGGCAGACAACGTTTAGTCATCTGCAGAACCCGGACCCCCTCTGGCCTGAGTTCTCCTGGAGGCACCTCATCTGGGCGATACTGCAGTACCAGAGAGCCTACCCGTACATTGAGCAGAATAAAGGTCTGGCGAAGAAGCAGCTGTGA